The following proteins are co-located in the Ostrinia nubilalis chromosome 22, ilOstNubi1.1, whole genome shotgun sequence genome:
- the LOC135083031 gene encoding uncharacterized protein LOC135083031, with amino-acid sequence MVRGSRAQYAAVAAPERSRDRVTVSGGPEAVSAGTGAAYRAARLPVGGATTTATTVVATAARRRSKSVVDEIRPCAKDRARQTEDSQTQTACHMHRRPACHTHAPPPPPGAPHALPTGVSIAQQLAAPLSGVAPPHSVQLKQSSSSKPPPAATGYHRSEGQFDLNELAAAIAQAARPHGATPRFIGELMPFGGSHLDWLAFRAGYQETERYFTEIENTARLRRALKGKAKEAVSSLLIVNTSPAEIIGELETRFGRPETIALAELERLRNVQKPTDAPRDIIQFASRIKNSVATLRALQQPQYMYNPEVVKQVTEKLTPSLRYRWFDFSRDQPPEEPDLVRLHRFVTREAEACGKYADPELVGGAEEQQQRAAPRNRPQRAYNSRSDSEKCDNRSEKCPVCSLPNHSADKCRKFVRANNSERWSIAKADRLCFRCLNPRRGGHKCEDRQCGEDGCERTHHPLLHFKKPEVPANRSETVTAANSSGKLTVSFLKILPVTVVGPKANIDTFALLDDGSTVTLVDEDLAKRAGATGPIDPLSIEAIAGARVTRTDSRRVKLVLRGQDEEHSLRGRTIKNLRLAAQHIDRDLSKYQHLQDIETRVRYAEARPTILIGQDNWELLLANEVRRGAATEPVASRTPLGWVLHGSSSRSLGHTVHHVYRLNEESDNRIEEMIKKHFAIESLGVTPKKTRADPEERALRILESETIKLPTAGYETGLLWATDHPELPNNYDQALTRLHSTERKLDKQPELGAAYERQMTQLIEKGYAEEAATAPSTTGRIWYLPHFPVLHPAKPGKVRPVFDAAARTKGTCLNDHLLSGPDLLQSLPGVLMRFRQHAVAVAADIQEMFLRIQVHEKDRDALRFLWRSHRREGPPTEYRMKSVIFGAACSPCTALFVKNHNAERHRADHPDAAEAIVRHHYMDDYLQSFETVEEAVRVSTDVRTVHADANFHLAKWASNRSEVLEVHRAEAAATRDVTLEDIEEKVLGLTWRPTCDTLGFNLNFARVPDG; translated from the exons ATGGTCAGAG gttcCCGAGCACAGTATGCAGCCGTCGCAGCACCCG AGCGCTCCCGCGACCGCGTCACAGTCAGTGGCGGCCCCGAGGCCGTCAGCGCCGGAACCGGTGCGGCATATCGAGCCGCCCGGCTCCCCGTCGGAGGCGCCACCACCACCGCCACCACCGTCGTCGCAACAGCAGCACGACGACGCAGCAAGAGCGTCGTCGACGAAATCAGACCGTGCGCGAAGGATCGCGCGCGCCAAACAGAAGATAGCCAGACTCAAACTGCGTGCCACAtgcaccgccgcccggcgtgtCACACACACGCACCACCGCCGCCACCCGGCGCGCCACACGCGCTGCCGACCGGCGTATCGATCGCACAGCAGCTCGCCGCGCCGCTATCGGGCGTGGCGCCGCCGCACAGCGTACAGTTGAAGCAATCGTCGTCATCGAAGCCGCCGCCAGCAGCAACGGGGTATCATCGGTCCGAGGGACAATTCGACCTTAACGAGCTGGCGGCCGCCATCGCGCAGGCCGCGCGCCCACATGGGGCCACGCCGCGATTCATCGGAGAACTGATGCCCTTCGGGGGCTCGCATCTCGACTGGCTCGCCTTCAGAGCGGGCTATCAAGAAACAGAGAGATACttcacagaaatcgagaatACAGCCCGCCTGCGACGGGCTTTGAAAGGAAAAGCCAAGGAAGCGGTTAGCAGTTTACTCATAGTAAACACTAGCCCGGCGGAAATAATCGGCGAACTCGAGACAAGATTCGGCAGACCGGAGACGATTGCGCTCGCCGAGCTCGAACGACTTCGCAACGTACAGAAGCCTACAGATGCGCCACGGGACATAATACAGTTCGCGAGTCGAATAAAAAACAGCGTCGCTACACTCCGCGCACTCCAGCAGCCGCAGTACATGTACAATCCGGAAGTGGTCAAGCAAGTGACAGAGAAGCTGACGCCGTCGCTGCGGTACCGGTGGTTCGACTTCAGCCGGGACCAGCCGCCAGAGGAGCCGGACCTCGTGCGCCTTCACCGCTTCGTGACCAGGGAGGCGGAGGCGTGCGGGAAGTACGCAGACCCCGAGCTCGTCGGCGGCGCCGaggagcagcagcagcgcgcggCGCCACGCAACCGGCCGCAGCGCGCCTACAACAGTCGGAGTGACAGCGAAAAGTGCGACAACAGAAGCGAAAAGTGTCCAGTGTGCAGTTTACCGAACCATAGCGCCGACAAGTGTAGAAAATTTGTGCGTGCGAACAACAGTGAACGATGGAGCATAGCGAAAGCGGATCGACTATGTTTCCGTTGCCTGAACCCCAGGAGAGGGGGGCATAAGTGTGAAGACCGTCAGTGTGGAGAGGACGGCTGTGAGAGGACCCACCACCCATTACTGCACTTCAAGAAACCCGAAGTGCCAGCCAACCGGAGTGAAACAGTGACAGCAGCAAACTCATCTGGAAAGTTAACCGTAAGTTTCCTCAAAATTCTACCAGTGACAGTGGTGGGCCCCAAGGCCAATATAGACACATTCGCACTATTAGACGACGGCTCTACAGTCACACTCGTAGACGAAGACCTGGCTAAGCGCGCGGGCGCTACAGGACCCATAGACCCATTGAGCATAGAAGCTATAGCGGGGGCCCGCGTCACGCGTACCGACTCGCGACGAGTGAAACTTGTGCTACGAGGACAGGATGAAGAGCACTCCCTGCGAGGCCGCACTATCAAGAACTTACGACTGGCGGCCCAGCACATTGACCGAGACTTGTCAAAATATCAACACCTTCAAGATATCGAAACGCGAGTGCGGTATGCGGAGGCGCGGCCCACTATCCTGATCGGGCAGGACAATTGGGAACTCCTACTGGCCAACGAGGTACGACGTGGCGCCGCAACAGAACCGGTGGCGTCCCGCACACCCCTGGGGTGGGTGCTCCACGGCTCAAGCAGCCGGAGCCTGGGGCACACAGTCCACCACGTATACAGGCTCAATGAAGAGAGCGACAATAGAATAGAAGAAATGATCAAGAAGCATTTCGCAATCGAATCGTTGGGCGTGACGCCCAAGAAAACGCGCGCCGACCCCGAAGAGCGGGCGCTTCGCATCCTGGAGAGTGAAACCATCAAGCTGCCGACAGCGGGCTACGAAACGGGCCTACTTTGGGCCACCGACCACCCCGAGCTGCCCAACAATTACGACCAGGCCTTGACGCGCCTACACAGCACAGAGCGCAAGCTGGACAAGCAGCCGGAGCTCGGGGCGGCGTACGAGCGGCAGATGACACAGCTGATAGAAAAAGGATACGCAGAGGAAGCCGCCACCGCACCATCGACCACCGGGCGCATCTGGTACCTGCCTCACTTCCCGGTGCTCCATCCAGCCAAGCCCGGGAAGGTGAGGCCAGTCTTCGACGCCGCCGCTCGCACGAAGGGTACGTGCCTGAACGACCACCTGCTGTCGGGTCCGGACCTCCTGCAGTCGCTGCCGGGGGTGCTGATGCGCTTTCGCCAGCACGCCGTCGCCGTCGCCGCGGACATACAAGAGATGTTCCTGCGAATACAAGTTCACGAGAAAGATAGAGATGCGCTGCGCTTCTTGTGGCGCTCACACCGGCGGGAGGGACCGCCCACAGAGTACCGGATGAAGTCGGTCATCTTCGGAGCAGCTTGCTCACCGTGCACGGCGTTGTTTGTCAAGAATCACAACGCCGAGCGTCATCGGGCCGACCATCCGGACGCAGCCGAAGCCATCGTGCGTCATCACTACATGGATGATTATCTCCAGAGTTTTGAAACAGTTGAAGAAGCAGTTAGAGTGAGCACCGACGTGCGCACAGTGCACGCGGATGCCAATTTTCATTTGGCCAAGTGGGCCTCGAATCGCTCCGAAGTACTAGAAGTCCATCGGGCGGAAGCTGCCGCCACTCGGGACGTCACACTTGAAGACATCGAAGAGAAGGTCCTGGGCCTCACCTGGAGGCCGACCTGCGACACCTTGGGATTTAATCTGAACTTCGCCCGGGTGCCTGACGGGTAa